In Bacteroidota bacterium, the sequence TCGGTCGTGGCGTCGAAGACCTGGCCGCAGCGCGTACACCGATAGTCGAGGCGCCTGGGCGTGGCGCTGGCCCCGGCCAAGAGGACCAGCATGGCACCGAACCCGTAGCGAGGGACTGCTCGCACCTCAGGGTGGTCGCGGCGATGCCCGCACACACACGCGCTCGCCGTATCGGACGCCAGTCCTGGCGCCTGCTCGCCCGGCGTCATGCGTCGTCGCCCAGGCGGACGTCCTTGGCACGTAGCTGTAGCGTCGTCCGGCCGTTCCAGGTGTTGTCCTCAACGCAAAAAGCCAGTTCGAAGCCGCGACCGCGCCGGGCGCTCTGAAGCACCTCCGGCAGCCGCTCGGCCAGGCCGAAACCGATCACGCTCATCGGACGCCCGCCATCGCGCTGCGCGACACGCATGCGAAGGTGCTGGCGGTCGGCGCCGCACGTCGACGGCTGGCCCACCACGCGGAGGTCGCGGCCCCAAAACACGGGCTTGCGGTTGGCCGGGCCAAACGGGCCAAACTGCTGGAGGAGACGCCAGAACTTGCCACCGTACCCGTCTACCTCGTTGAGGTCGAGCTGCGCGTCGAGCTCGATCTCGGGTTCGAGTTGGGCGGGCTCGACAGCGTTTTCGATGGCGTCGCTGAGGCGGGCGCGCAGTTCAGGGATGTGGCTCTTGTCGAGCGCGAGCCCTGCCGCGAAGGCGTGGCCACCGAAGCGCTCCAGCAAGTCGGAGCAGGACTGCAGCGCGTTGTAGACGTTGATGCCCTTCACCGAGCGCGCGGAGCCTTTGACGTGGCCGTTCGTCTCGCCGTACGACGTGAGCAGCACCGTCGGACGGTGAAAATGCTCTGCGACCCGGCTCGCCGTGATGCCGATGACGCCGGGGTGCCAGTCGGCGCCGTAGAGCACGAGCGCCTTCGGGTCACCGTCCATGAACCGCGTGGCCTCGGCGAGCGCGACCGTGCGCGTGTCGTCGTCGAGTTCGCGGCGCTGGCGGTTGAGCGCTTCGAGCTCTTCAGCGAGCAGCTTCGCTTTCCAGCTGTCCGACTCGATGAGCAGATCGACGGCCAGCGTGGCGTCGTCAAGGCGCCCGGCGGCGTTGATGCGCGGGCCGAGGTTGAAGACGATGGTCGAGGTCGTCGCCGTCGTGAGGTCCACGCGCGCCTGCTCGGCGAGGCGCAGCAGGCCGGGCCGCTGCGTGGCGCGGAGGCGTTCGAGGCCGGCGCGCATCAGCACGCGGTTCTCGTCCTGGAGCGGCACGATGTCCGACGCCGTCGAGACCGCGACGAGGTCCAGGTAGGGCCACGCCTCCTCTTCGGGGCGTCCCTGGCGCTGGAGCACGGCCTGGATGAGCTTGAAGCCCACGCCGCAGCCGGAGAGGCCGTCGAACGGATAGCCGCAGTCGGGGCGCTTTGGGTCGAGCACGGCGACCGCCTCGGGGATCGTCTCGCCCGCGGTGTGGTGGTCGCAGATGACGAGGTCGACGCCCTTGCTCTTCGCGTAGAGCGCCGCGTCGTGCGCCGTGATGCCGCAGTCGAGCGCCACGATCAGCGTCGCGCCCGCCTCGATGGCGTGGTCGATGCCCGCCTCGGACAGCCCATAGCCGTGGATGAAGCGGCTCGGGACGAAGAACGCCGGGTCGAGGCCCTGCGCGCGCAGGAAGCCCACCATCAGCGCCGTGGAGGTCGTCCCGTCGACGTCGTAGTCGCCGTAGACGAGCACGCGCTCGCCCTGCTCGATGGCCTGGAGCAACCGGCCCACGGCGGCGTCCATGTCCTGCATCAAGAACGGGTCGTGGAGCGCCGGGAGACCGTCACGGAAGTAGTGCCGGGCCTCGTCGAAGGAGCCGATGCCGCGCGCCACAAGGGTGCGCGCGAGGGCCATCGGGAGGCGGTTCAGTTGATAGCTCAGGCGGGTGATCGCCTCCAGGTCATCGACCGGGCGGAGCGTCCAGCGGGGGGTAGGCATGGGGAGACTCGTGGGGAAGCGCGTCAGGGCGGCTTCCGTATGACATTCGTTCGCCGCGAATATAACATGGGGGTAACCTTGGCTTGGTCGCTTCACCCGCCCGTGGGACGGTCCCCTTCGACTTCCTGTTGGTTGTGCAGGCCACCAGACCGCGCAGTAAACCCTGCACAACGAACCCCGCCCGGCGAATCCAGAGCCGCTCGCCGTCAGCCCTCGTGCAGCCCGATCACGCCCAGCATGCGGCCCGTGCGGCCCGCTTCGGCGCGGTACGAGAAGAAGCGGTCATTGTCCGCCACCGTGCAGCCGGGGTCGATGTCGAGGTGCGTCTCCGCGAGCCCGGCGCTGAGGAGTTGCGCGCGGAGGACGGCCTTGAGGTCCGCGTGCGGCTTCGCGCCGGGCGACGGCACGGTCACGAACCGGTCGTCGAACTGTGCCGCCACCTCAGGCCCCACCTCGAAGTGCGCCTGGCTGATGCACGGTCCGATGTAGGCGCGGATGCGGGACGCCTCGGCACCGAGCGCCTGCATCGCAGCGACGGTCTGCGCCGCGATGTTCGCCACCGTCCCACGCCACCCGCTGTGCGCAGCCCCAACGACGCGCGCCTCGGGATCGGCGAGCAGCACCGGCGCGCAGTCGGCGACCTGGATGGCGAGCAACACACCCGGCTGGCTCGTCACGAGGGCATCGCGCTCGCGATAGACACCCGCGGCCGTGACCGTCTCGACCTCGGCCCCGTGCACCTGCCCGGCCAGCACCAGCACGTCGGCCGGATCGCTCTCGGCGCGGAAGTCGAGCGCGCGGAGCAGCGCCGCTTGGTGCGCGTCGCGCGTGGCCGCCTCCGTCTCGGTGTTCGTGCCGAGGTCATACCCCAGATCCCCGAGCGCAACG encodes:
- the recJ gene encoding single-stranded-DNA-specific exonuclease RecJ yields the protein MPTPRWTLRPVDDLEAITRLSYQLNRLPMALARTLVARGIGSFDEARHYFRDGLPALHDPFLMQDMDAAVGRLLQAIEQGERVLVYGDYDVDGTTSTALMVGFLRAQGLDPAFFVPSRFIHGYGLSEAGIDHAIEAGATLIVALDCGITAHDAALYAKSKGVDLVICDHHTAGETIPEAVAVLDPKRPDCGYPFDGLSGCGVGFKLIQAVLQRQGRPEEEAWPYLDLVAVSTASDIVPLQDENRVLMRAGLERLRATQRPGLLRLAEQARVDLTTATTSTIVFNLGPRINAAGRLDDATLAVDLLIESDSWKAKLLAEELEALNRQRRELDDDTRTVALAEATRFMDGDPKALVLYGADWHPGVIGITASRVAEHFHRPTVLLTSYGETNGHVKGSARSVKGINVYNALQSCSDLLERFGGHAFAAGLALDKSHIPELRARLSDAIENAVEPAQLEPEIELDAQLDLNEVDGYGGKFWRLLQQFGPFGPANRKPVFWGRDLRVVGQPSTCGADRQHLRMRVAQRDGGRPMSVIGFGLAERLPEVLQSARRGRGFELAFCVEDNTWNGRTTLQLRAKDVRLGDDA
- the pgeF gene encoding peptidoglycan editing factor PgeF, producing the protein MLLRSDLFAELPAIVAAITTRHAPVGVALGDLGYDLGTNTETEAATRDAHQAALLRALDFRAESDPADVLVLAGQVHGAEVETVTAAGVYRERDALVTSQPGVLLAIQVADCAPVLLADPEARVVGAAHSGWRGTVANIAAQTVAAMQALGAEASRIRAYIGPCISQAHFEVGPEVAAQFDDRFVTVPSPGAKPHADLKAVLRAQLLSAGLAETHLDIDPGCTVADNDRFFSYRAEAGRTGRMLGVIGLHEG